A stretch of DNA from Tsuneonella amylolytica:
GCAGAAGCAGGCACGGCGACATGGCCGCTTCCAGCTCGCCGGGCCGCTGCAAGACCTGCGCGATCGAGCCGATTTCCGCCGCCACCCGCTCGCGCGGCCAGCGCGCGCCGTCCATGATCCCGGCGGACGTGCGCACGAAGAACTCCTTGCCGCGCGCGGTCTGCGCCGCGTCGAGCGAGACCCGGCCCTTCCCTTGCGGACCGGCCGCGATGGCGAAGGCCGCCGAACACTTGAGCGCGGCCCCCTCCTGCAGCGACAGCGGACGCTGCGGCCCTTCCGCAGGGGCAGGGGTAGGGGCGGGAGCCGGCGCCTGCGCGAGAGCGGGCCCCGCGAGGAGGAGTGCGAACGGGGCGAAGCGCTTGATCATGACGCGCCCCTAGCCCGCTTCACCTGAACCGCGCCAGACCGTGTTGACGCGCCCGCCCCGCCCCGTCACTGCCGCACGCAAAGGAGACATCCATGCCCGACATGCTCGACAGCCACCTGCTCATCGCCGGCGAAGCCGTTTCCGGCGGCGGGCGCGACGTTCACGACGTGCTCGATCCGGCCACTGGAGAAAGGAGCGGGGGCGTGGTCCACGCGACCGCCGAGGATCTCGACCGCGCGCTCGAAGCGGCGGCGCGGGGGTTCAGGACCTGGCGCAATACCTCCGCCGACGAGCGCACGGCGATCTTGATGAAGGCCGCCGGCCTCATCCGCGAACGCGCGAAGGACATCGGCGCGATGATCACCCGTGAGCAGGGCAAGCCGCTGAAGGAAGGCATCGGCGAGACGATCTACTGCGCGATGCTGCTAGAATTCTATGCCGGCGAGATCAAGCGCCTCTACGGCCGCACCCTCGTGCGCCCGGCGGGCAGCCGGGTCGAGGTGCAGTATCACCCGGTCGGCCCGGTCGCGGGCTTCGCGGCGTGGAACTTCCCCGCGCTCAACGTGATGCGCAAGATCGGCGGGCCGCTCGCCGCGGGGTGCTCCACCATCGTCAAGCCGAGCGAGGAAACCCCCGCCGCCGGCCTCGCGCTGGTGCAGGCGTGCATCGACGCCGGCGTACCGGGGGATGTGGTCCAGTGCGTGTTCGGCGTACCGGACGAAGTCAGCACCCACCTCCTCGGCAGCCCCGTGATCCGCAAGGTGACCTTCACCGGATCGACCGCGGTCGGCAAGCACCTGGCCAAACTCGCCGCCGAAGATCTCAAGATCGCCACGATGGAACTGGGCGGGCACGGCCCCGTGCTCGTCTTCGCAGACAGCGACATCGACAAGGCGCTGGATACGATGGCCGCCGCCAAGTACCGCAACGCCGGGCAGGTCTGCGTCAGCCCCACCCGCTTCCTGATCGAGGAGGACGTGTTCGAGCGCTTCCGCGACGGTTTCGTCGAGCGGGCGGAGAAGGTAAAGGTCGGCCCCGGCACCGAGCGCGACACCGACATGGGCCCGATGGCCTCGGCCCGCGGGCTGGAACGGATGGAAGGGCTCATCTCCGATGCGACCGGTCGCGGCGCGAAGTTGCTCGCCGGAGGGACGCGCATCGGCAACCAGGGCTTCTTCCACCAGCCGACCGTATTGTCCGAAGTGTCCACCGACGCCGAGATCATGAACGAGGAGCCCTTCGGCCCCGTCGCGATCCTCAACCCGATGAAGGGCGAGGACGCGATGATCGAGGAAGCCAACCGCCTGCCCTACGGCCTCGCCGCCTATGCCTGGACGCGCGATCCCGCCCGCCGCCGCCGGCTCGCCGCCGAGGTCGAGGCCGGGATGCTGGGCATCGACACCGGCGCCGTCAGCGCCGCCGACGCGCCGTTCGGCGGGGTCGGCTGGTCGGGCTACGGCAGCGAGGACGGGCGCGAGGGCGTGCTGGCCTGCATGGTCACGAAGACCGTCCACGAAGGCTGAAGCGGCGCAACGGGGGCCGGCCGGTCGGCGGGCCGCCGCCCCTTGACGCGCGAACGCGGCCGGACGACGGTAGCAAGTCGCAACCGAACAAAGAGAGAGGAGAGCCCGATGTACAGCCACATGATGGTCGGATCGAACGACATCGACCGGTCGAAGCAGTTCTACGATGCCACGTTCAAGGCGATGGGCGGCCGCGAGGGGATCAAGGACGACAAGGGTCGCCTGATGTACCTCCACAACGGCGGCGCCTTCCTTGTTACCCCGCCGATCGACGGGCAGCCGGCGACGCACGGCAACGGCTGCACGGTCGGCTTCGCGATGACGCCTGAACAGGCCGACGCCTGGCATCAGGCCGGTACCGAGAACGGCGGCACCGCGATCGAGGATCCGCCGGGCGAGCGTCCGGGCTCGGGCATGTACCTTGCCTACCTGCGCGATCCCGACGGCAACAAGCTCTGCGCACTGCATCGCATCCAGAAATGATGCCCGAGATGCCCCTCCCCGGCGGGGAGGGGCCAGCGCCGGGGGCCCCCAGGGGCGAGGCGGGATTGCGGGCCGACCTTGCGGCGCTCGCGATCCCCTTCGCCAGCCACGAACACGAAGCCGTCTTCACCGTCGCCGAGAGCCGGGGCGCGGAGCGGGACTGGCCGGGGGCCAGCACGAAGAACCTGTTCCTGAAGGACGTCGCCGGCGCGTTCTGGCTGGTGACCGTCCCCGCCGAAGCGCGCGTGGACCTCAAGGCATTGCCGCAGGCTATCGGCTGCAGACGGGTGAGCTTCGCCAAGGCCGATGACATGGAGCGCCTGCTCGGCATCCGCCCCGGTTCGGTCACCCCGCTCGCGATGATCGATGCGGCTCCGGGCAGCGTCACCGCCGTTCTCGACGAAGGACTGGCGGCCGCCGACCGGATCAACATCCACCCCTTGCGCAACACCGGCACGCTGGGCCTCGCAGGCGCGGACGTGCTGCGACTGCTGCGCCACTGGGGCCACGCACCCGTGGTCGCGCCCGTCCCGACCCAAACAGGCGACTGACCGCTACTGCGAGAAAAGCAGCAAGCTGTGGCCACCGCCAGACAGAAGCACACCGTTCTGCGGCGTACGCCCGACCGTATCGGCCACGTCGAGCGCACGAAGGACGTCTTGAACCCGTTCGGGCGGATTGATGGTACAAATGGGCCGTGAAGGCTGACCGGTTAAGACCGGCGCCGGGGGGCGGGCCTTGTCGGTCACGATCCCCAAACCCGTTATCCGATATCGCCTCGCCATGCCGGAGCAGCGCGGCTCCCACCAGATTTCGTCGGCATCGGCGCTAAGCGCGAGCCCGTAAGGCTCGTCAAAGGGCGCGCCGTCGATCCCGGCGACCCGCCATTCGCCCTCCAGCGTCGCGATCGGCATCAGCGATGACGACGGGGCAGCCGAACCGGCGTCCTGCTCGACCCCTTCTCGAGAAGACACTTCGCGGCATCCGGCGAGAAGGAGAGCCAGAACGATCGGCGCGATACGCATGGTACCTTTCTGGTAGACCCGCCGGATATGAAAAGGCCCCGCCGGATCGCTCCGGCGGGGCCTTTCGTTTTACATCGTCCTATTCGGCTTACGCCTCGGTGTCGTTGTCCTCGACCGGGGCTTCGTCGCTCTGGATCAGGTAGTCGCCGGCATCCGCGTCGGTGCCGTGGGTCTCGCCCTCCATCACCGCCAGCGGATCGTCGCCGATCGCAGCCTCGGGGCCCTGCATCAGCTCGGCCTCGTGCTCCTCTTCGGCGGTGTTGGCCGCGATGATCGCTTCCTGCGCCTTCTTCCACGCGGCCCGCAGTGCGGCGTCGCGGCTGGAGGCGGCGATACGCATCCGGTTCATGCCTGCGCCGGTGCCGGCGGGGATGAGACGGCCCACGATCACGTTCTCCTTGAGGCCGATCAGCGAATCCTTCTTCCCTTCGACCGCCGCCTGCGTGAGCACGCGGGTGGTTTCCTGGAACGACGCGGCCGAGATGAACGACCGGGTCTGCAGGCTCGCCTTGGTGATGCCGAGCAGCACCGGGGTGCCGGAGGCAGGCTTCTTGCCCTTGCCGAGCTTGGCATTGGCCTCGTCCATTTCTTCGCGATCGACCTGCTCGCCCGGCAGCAGCACGGTGTCACCACCGTCGGTGATCTCGACCTTCTGCAGCATCTGGCGAACGATCACCTCGATGTGCTTGTCGTTGATCTTCACGCCCTGCAAGCGATAGACTTCCTGGATTTCGGTGCAGAGGTACTCGGCCAGCGCCTCGACCCCCATGACTTCCAGGATGTCGTGCGGATTGGGGCTGCCCGAAACCAGCGTGTCGCCCTTCTTGACGTGGTCGCCTTCCTGCACATCGATGACCTTGGTCTTGGCGATCAGGTATTCCACCGGATCCCCTTCCTCGGGTACGATCGCGATCTTGCGCTTGGCCTTGTACTCGCGGACGAATTCGACCCGGCCGGAGATCTTGGCGATCACCGACACGTCCTTGGGCATGCGCGCCTCGAACAGTTCGGCGACGCGCGGCAGACCGCCGGTAATGTCGCGGGTCTTGGCGGCTTCGCGCGACGCACGGGCGAGGATGTCGCCCGCCTCGACGTGCTGGCCGTCCTCGACCGAGAGCGAGGTGCCCGGCGCCAGCATGTAGCGCGCGGCCTCGGTCTCTTCGCTCTTCCTGTCGCCTTCCTCGCCCAGCAGGGTGAGGCGGGGACGCAGGTCGTCCTTCTTCTTGCGGCTCGACGCGCGCAGTTCGGTGACGACGCGCTGGGCGATGCCGGTGGCATCGTCGACGCGTTCTTCCATCGTCGTGCCGTCGATCAGGTCCTGGAAGCGGACCGTACCCGACTGCTCGGTGATGATCGGCAGGCTGAACGGATCCCACTCGGCCAGGCGGTCGCCCACCTTCACCTGCGCGCCGTTCTCGTTGAGGAGCACGGTACCGTAGGGCACGCGGTGCAGCTCGCGCTCGCGGCCCTCGGCGTCGATCACCACGATCTCGCCGTTGCGGGCGAGGCTGAGGATTCGGCCCCGCTTGTCGACGATGGTCGGCATGTCACGGTATTCCACGCGGCCTTCCGAAATCGCCTCGAGGTGGCTCGTTTCGTTGAGCTGCGCCGCGCCGCCGATGTGGAACGTCCGCATCGTCAGCTGGGTGCCGGGCTCGCCGATCGACTGCGCCGCGATGACGCCCACCGCTTCGCCGATGTTCACCGGCGTACCGCGCGCAAGATCGCGGCCGTAGCAGGTGCCGCACACGCCCTGGTCCGCCTCGCAGATCAGGGGCGAACGGATCTTGGCCGACTGGACCTCCGCTTCCTCGATCGCCTTCACCATCGGCTCGTCGAGCAGGGTGCCCGCCTTGACGATGACTTCGCCGGTCTTGGCGTTGACGAGGTCTTCGGCCGTGGTGCGGCCGAGGATGCGCTCG
This window harbors:
- a CDS encoding NAD-dependent succinate-semialdehyde dehydrogenase, translated to MPDMLDSHLLIAGEAVSGGGRDVHDVLDPATGERSGGVVHATAEDLDRALEAAARGFRTWRNTSADERTAILMKAAGLIRERAKDIGAMITREQGKPLKEGIGETIYCAMLLEFYAGEIKRLYGRTLVRPAGSRVEVQYHPVGPVAGFAAWNFPALNVMRKIGGPLAAGCSTIVKPSEETPAAGLALVQACIDAGVPGDVVQCVFGVPDEVSTHLLGSPVIRKVTFTGSTAVGKHLAKLAAEDLKIATMELGGHGPVLVFADSDIDKALDTMAAAKYRNAGQVCVSPTRFLIEEDVFERFRDGFVERAEKVKVGPGTERDTDMGPMASARGLERMEGLISDATGRGAKLLAGGTRIGNQGFFHQPTVLSEVSTDAEIMNEEPFGPVAILNPMKGEDAMIEEANRLPYGLAAYAWTRDPARRRRLAAEVEAGMLGIDTGAVSAADAPFGGVGWSGYGSEDGREGVLACMVTKTVHEG
- a CDS encoding VOC family protein yields the protein MYSHMMVGSNDIDRSKQFYDATFKAMGGREGIKDDKGRLMYLHNGGAFLVTPPIDGQPATHGNGCTVGFAMTPEQADAWHQAGTENGGTAIEDPPGERPGSGMYLAYLRDPDGNKLCALHRIQK
- a CDS encoding prolyl-tRNA synthetase associated domain-containing protein — encoded protein: MPEMPLPGGEGPAPGAPRGEAGLRADLAALAIPFASHEHEAVFTVAESRGAERDWPGASTKNLFLKDVAGAFWLVTVPAEARVDLKALPQAIGCRRVSFAKADDMERLLGIRPGSVTPLAMIDAAPGSVTAVLDEGLAAADRINIHPLRNTGTLGLAGADVLRLLRHWGHAPVVAPVPTQTGD